Below is a genomic region from Microbacterium sp. LWO12-1.2.
AGTCCCGCAGTCCGAGCTGGTGCTCGGCGCCTCCGAGGCACGTGACGGGCAGGTCGCGCTGGGCGAGCACTTCCCCGGTGGCTCAGGAAGCCCTGTATACGTGATCGTCCCCGAGGATTCCCTGCAGGCGGCGGCCGACGTGCTGCTGGCGAACGAGGGGGTCGACGGGGTCGCGGTGACCGCATCCGACTCGCCGAGCGGCAGTGCCCCGGTCACGTCAGACGGCATCACCGCCGTGGGGGCGCCAGGCACGCCCGCCCCGGAGCCGACCGTTGTCGACGGCGACGTGCTGCTGCAGGGCACTCTGACGGATGCAGCCGATTCGGATGCCGCCGCGGCCACGGTGCGCGAGCTGCGCACCCAGCTCGATGATGTCGACGCGCTCGTCGGTGGCGTCACCGCGACGGCGATAGACACGAACGACGCATCGATCCACGACCGGAACCTGATCATCCCGCTGATCCTCGTCGTCATCATGTTCATCCTGATGCTGCTGCTGCGCTCGATCCTGGCGCCGGTGCTGCTGATCCTGACGACAGTGCTCTCGTTCGGCACCGCCCTGGGCGTCTCGGCGTTGGTGTTCAACGGCATCTTCGACTTCCCCGGAGCGGACCCCGCGGTGCCGCTCTACGGATTCGTCTTCCTGGTGGCGCTCGGCATCGACTACAACATCTTCCTGATGACGCGCGTGCGCGAGGAGTCCATCGAGCACGGCACCCGCGAGGGCGTGCTGCGAGGGCTCTCCATCACCGGCGGCGTGATCACCTCGGCCGGCCTCGTGCTCGCGGCGACTTTCGCCGCACTATCGGTCATCCCGATCCTGTTCCTCGTGCAGCTGGCCTTCATCGTGGCGTTCGGAGTGCTGCTCGACACGTTCGTCGTTCGGTCACTGCTGGTGCCGGCGCTCACCTACGACATCGGCAAGGCCATCTGGTGGCCGTCGAAGCTGTGGCGGCGCGGGCAGGACTGAGGCTCAGGCAGGGGCCAGCCCGGCGCGGCGACGGAGGGTAGGCGATGGCGCGGGCGTAGGCCGATCCGGCCAGAATCCGCCGACGCTCGCTGGTCCGCCTACGCTCGCGGTGGCCGAGGACCTCGAACGGTGCCGGAAATCGGATGCGTCTGCGCTCACACCAGGGCCGTCTTGAGCGCACCCAGGTGGTCGCGGCTCTCCGCGGCGGCCAGAGCCGGCTCACGGTCGATCACGGTCTGGGCCAGGCGCTCATGCCTGGCATGGTCTTCGGGCCCGCCATGGTCGGTGCGGATGCGCAGCATCTCGACCATCGCCTGACGCAAGCGCGGGGTCAGGGCATCGAACAGATCGAGCAGGATGCTGTTGTGCGACGCCACCACGATCGAACGGTGGAACGCGGTGTCGGCGTCGACGTGTTCCTCGATCCCCGGACCGGTCTGGGCGCGCGCGTCGAGGGCGCGACGGATCGCCCGCACATCGACGGCCGTACGACGACCCGCTGCGAGCGATGCCGCCTCGGATTCGATCGCGATCCTGGCCTCGATCACGCTCACGATGTCGGCGCGCCGGAGAACCGCATCCCAGTCCTCTGGCACGTCGAGCGCAGCCACGAACACGCCAGACCCCTGGCGGGTGGTGAGCACGCCGCGACCGGCGAGCTGCCGGATCGCCTCGCGCACCGTGGATCGTCCGACACCGAGCTGCGGGGCCAGTGTCGACTCTCCCGGCAGCTTCTGTCCGAGCGTCCACTCGCCCGCGCGGATGCGGTCGAGCAGGATCTCGGCAGCCTGATCGGCGAGCGGGGTTCGTTGGATCTGCGCCATGTGATGAGTCTAACTTGTCAACTTGTCTGAGGAGTTGCTAGATTGTGCTCGTGCGCATCGAACGACTTCTCCTTCTCCGCCACGACGGGGCCTGATCAGACCGGCTCCCCGTCGTGGGCAGTCTGCATGCCGGTCGGATCCCGCCGACCACTCGGAGAAGACCATGAACACGACGACGCCAGCCCCTTCGACCTTCCGCACCTTGTCCACACCGCGCGGCCCCGTACCGGCCGACGCCCCCGCCTGGAATCGCCAGCGCGCATCC
It encodes:
- a CDS encoding FadR/GntR family transcriptional regulator translates to MAQIQRTPLADQAAEILLDRIRAGEWTLGQKLPGESTLAPQLGVGRSTVREAIRQLAGRGVLTTRQGSGVFVAALDVPEDWDAVLRRADIVSVIEARIAIESEAASLAAGRRTAVDVRAIRRALDARAQTGPGIEEHVDADTAFHRSIVVASHNSILLDLFDALTPRLRQAMVEMLRIRTDHGGPEDHARHERLAQTVIDREPALAAAESRDHLGALKTALV